The Montipora capricornis isolate CH-2021 chromosome 6, ASM3666992v2, whole genome shotgun sequence genome has a window encoding:
- the LOC138052352 gene encoding small ribosomal subunit protein uS9m-like has protein sequence MASSVWRGVRFGRKLYSSSLCFTQTTRITFNTVKKLWKYRISSAIYTVSQKRLYASEKRPVLDDPFSVMKQGLEDVAATHLADSAGSKSNESQGEDDPVMQDLSAKYQRYKLWLARIMGKDPETFSDKDIKEAIEYLMPSGLYAKDARPIFEDPKKLYQKQAELLDKTSRPLHAAFFTGQIGFHDLLFEIYEQSARLGADEEEPEGRQVSGMTRDGGYMPFHLDSRKGLEIGSNPDLDSSSESDAESSSEGESSSDLELSSHSDQDSRKDLNSAFVPGLDFDLSSGKSRTDSVDGQDTKEIPSKKSATHPKMRWIGKLELERKIRERLTDKEYDVIIHRLKKLASHPNAERATPFLLQFLHVIPIEGMRAVERTLNDKGESVAVGHRKRAIAEVVVKKGTGNVTINNTPLTKYFSKLEDRKQIMYPFLTVDAVGEYDVDCGVIGGGTSGQAGAIRLAISRALLNFEDSYLEPLQQAGLLIRDPRIKERKKPGQKRARKKFAWVRR, from the exons ATGGCGTCCAGTGTTTGGCGTGGAGTTCGTTTCGGACGCAAACTTTACTCAAGCTCTCTCTGCTTCACTCAAACGACAAGGATAACTTTCAACACTGTGAAAAAACTATGGAAATATCGAATATCCAGCGCTATTTATACG GTTTCACAAAAACGTCTGTATGCAAGTGAAAAGCGGCCAGTGTTGGATGATCCTTTCTCTGTGATGAAACAGGGTTTG GAAGATGTTGCAGCAACCCATCTAGCTGATAGTGCGGGTTCTAAATCAAATGAAAGCCAGGGTGAAGATG ATCCCGTAATGCAGGATCTGTCGGCTAAATATCAGCGATATAAACTTTGGCTAGCAAGAATCATGGGGAAAGACCCAGAGACATTCAGTGACAAAGACATAAAG GAAGCCATTGAGTATTTGATGCCCTCAGGACTGTATGCTAAAGATGCTCGTCCCATTTTTGAG GACCCAAAGAAGCTCTATCAGAAACAAG CTGAACTTTTGGACAAGACTAGCAGGCCTCTGCATGCTGCTTTCTTCACTGGTCAAATTGGCTTCCATGACTTATTATTT GAAATTTATGAACAAAGTGCAAGGTTAGGTGCTGATGAAGAAGAGCCAGAAGGCAGACAGGTGTCAGGGATGACCAGAGATGGAGGCTACATGCCATTTCATTTGGATTCAAGAAAAGGTTTAGAAATAGGCTCCAATCCTGATCTAGATTCAAGCAGCGAATCAGATGCAGAATCCAGTTCAGAAGGGGAATCAAGCTCAGACTTGGAGTTGAGTTCACACTCTGACCAGGATTCAAGAAAAGATTTGAATTCAGCTTTTGTTCCAGGTTTAGACTTTGATCTGAGCTCTGGGAAATCTCGAACCGATAGTGTGGATGGTCAGGATACAAAGGAAATTCCAAG TAAAAAATCTGCAACCCATCCAAAGATGCGGTGGATTGGCAAACTGGAGCTTGAGAGAAAGATAAGGGAGAGATTGACCGACAAAGAG TATGATGTCATCATCCATCGGCTCAAGAAACTAGCAAGTCACCCAAACGCAGAAAGAGCGACCCCTTTCCTGCTTCAGTTCCTTCATGTTATTCCAATAGAGGGAATGCGTGCAGTAGAAAGGACG TTGAATGATAAAGGAGAAAGTGTTGCAGTTG GGCATCGCAAACGTGCAATCGCAGAAGTAGTGGTCAAGAAAGGAACAGGAAACGTAACAATCAACAACACTCCATTGACCAAGTATTTCAGCAAGCTGGAAGACAG GAAACAAATCATGTATCCATTTCTTACTGTTGATGCAGTGGGTGAATATGATGTGGATTGCGGAGTCATAGGCGGCGGAACATCAG GTCAAGCCGGGGCTATCAGGCTTGCCATTAGCCGAGCATTACTTAACTTTGAGGATAGTTACTTGGAACCGCTTCAACAAG CGGGGTTGTTAATAAGGGATCCTCGCATCAAAGAGAGGAAGAAGCCTGGACAGAAGAGAGCAAGGAAAAAGTTCGCCTG GGTCCGACGATGA